TAAAAGTAGTCTGTAGAATACCAGCCGTAATTTTTAACGATACGGTAGATACTGTTGACATCACCAAAGAGCTTATCAATTTCATGCTTTATAGGAGCGGGGATATGTTTAAGATCTGAATGAGCCTTTGATTGCGGGACTTTTCGGTAATCTAGAGAGTCAGCGATTGCTTTAATTTCATTAAAAGGCAAATTGAAGCTGCTAACACAGGCAGTAATAGCACCAGCTGATGTTCCAGCGACCCTTTTAACATTCTGGAATACACCTTGACTGTATAGATAATCTAATACTCCAAGATAGGCGATGCCTAAAACGCCACCACCTTCAAACACCATATTTGTAACAGGATACCTCATTGTAATCACCCCTTGGATATAGCTAATATTTAACTATATTCATTCATGCGGGGAAAATATGCACTATAGACATTATTCACCAGCTAAAAAATCTATTGCAAATGATATAATAATCGTATTGCAAAAAATCTATAAAGAAATGCATAACAACTAAGAGAGGAACATGAAAATGAAAAAAATCAGTCTATTAGCAGTATTGTTATTAATATTAGTTTTTTCTTCCCAGGCAGTAGCTTACGGTTCAGAATCTACTACACTGCAAAAATACTACCCAATCGACTATAGTGACCACTGGGCCTATGCTGAATTAGATGATTTTATCAATGCTGACTTATTAGAGGGATATATAAACGCAATTGGTGACATAGAAATTAGACCAAACAATCATATAACACGTGCTGAGTTTGCTGCTTTACTGGTTAGGGCGCTACAGGTAGAAGATAATCAGCAAGGGAAAACCTTCAAGGATGTTTCCAATACAGAAAGCTGGTATTACAATATTGCCAAGGTTGCAAGTGGTAACGGCATTGCTACAGGAACGGATGATGGTTATTTTCTGCCAAATGAAAGAATTAGTCGTGAGGCTATTGCTACAATGATTGCCAGGGCTTTTGCTGATTCGATTGATTTTAATGCTGGGGATGTAAAGCATTTTGCTGATACTCCAAGCATTTGGGCTGTAGAGAGTGTTGCCAAGGTCAGTAAAGCTGATATTATTAAAGGCTACAATACTGAAGCAGGGGCTATGAAAGAATTCAGGCCACAGGCAAATGCAACCCGTGCTGAAGCTGTAACAATGCTTCATAGAGCGCTCCATTTACAGCAGAGTCAACTGCCAGAAAAAAATGAGTTGACTAAATTAATTGAAAGTTTTTATAATGAGTATTTTGGAGCAATAGCTAACGCTGACAGTACGCAATTACTAAGCATCAGTGAACAATATACCACAGGATTTCAAAGGCATGCAGCAGACATAGAAGCTGACTTTATAGACTATATTATTGATGCAGGCGGCACTTATATAATTGATAATGTTATTGAAGGAAATATTGCTTCAGTGTATTTGCGTAATAAATTTGCTGTTATAGAAATTGAAAACTTTGTCTATGAAATTGAAATTATACAAGCGGATAGCAGTACTTCTAAACAAAAAGATGTAAGTGGAACATATTATATGAAGGAAATGTCTAATGGAAGCTGGAAGATATATTATATTAAATACAATAATATATTTGGATAGACAAAGTGGAAAAAAATTGGCAAACAATATACACTAGTATAAGAAATGCTGACTATCCTAAACTAATATATTAAATATATAAATCAAATATTAAATAGTCAGTTTCTTAGAGGAGTGGTTTGGTGAGTTTGTTATTTGGGTATCTATTTATATTTGGTGCACGAATTCTCGATGTATCAATGGGGACGATTCGCATGCTAATGCTAATGCGCGGTCAGAAATATTACGCTGCCTTCATTGGCTTTTTTGAGGTAATTATATTTATTGTCGTGCTAGGGATTGTTGTGAATGAGCTTGAAAACCCCATTAACTTAATTATGTACGGCTTAGGCTTTGCTACGGGTAACATCGTCGGTGGATGGCTTGAAGAAAAGCTAGCGGTTGGTTTCCTAAACGTGCAAATTATTTCAAAGAATCATAGTAAAACATTAACTGAGGTTCTGCGTGAGAGCGGCTACGGAGTGACAGTAATTGACTCCCATGGCTGGGAAGGCGAAAGAGATATATTGAATTTACAGATTAAGCGTAAGGATTTAGCAGATGTACAGAAAATTATTGCTAGCACTGATGCTAATGCTTATGTTACTATTTTTGATACAAGAAAAGCCCTTGGTGGTTATTTTAAACAGCAGTCAAAGAAAAAATAAGCTAAAGGAAGTGTAGGCTAGTGAGTACTAGACCGATAGGAGTTTTAGATTCAGGTGTAGGCGGTTTAACGGTAGTTAAAGAGCTTATGCGCCAATTGCCAAGGGAAAATATTGTATACTATGGAGACACAGCCCATTGTCCATACGGGATTCGTGACTTATCCCAGGTGAGGGATTTTACCTTTAGGATAATCGAGTTTTTATTAAAGCAGGACGTAAAGATGATTGTACTAGCTTGTAATACAGCAACTGCTGCGAGCATGGCTGAGGCCAGTAAGCACTTCGATATACCTATCCTTGGCGTAATTCAGCCAGGGGTGCGCGCGGCTATTTCAGCTACACGGAATAATCGCGTAGGGATTATTGGCACAGAAGGAACAATTAACAGTAGTGTCTATCAAAATACGATTCTAAAAATCAATCCAAACATGTTCGTAGTCAGTCAGGCTTGTCAGCCCTTTGTCTCATTAGTTGAGCAAAACCTTGTCTATTCTAAGGATGCACGTCGTTTGATTGCTGAATACTTAGAGCCAGTTAAAACTCAGCACGTAGACACCTTAGTTCTAGGCTGTACCCATTATCCGTTGATGGCTAATGCAATTAGTATGGTGATGGGGCCAGAGGTAGAGCTGATAAGCTCAGCGGAAGAAACAGCCAGGGAGACGATTGCGATATTATATCAGAATGAAATACTAAATTGGTCTGAAGATGCCAATAATCAATATAAGCCAACCTACAAATTTTACGTTAGTGGTCATACGCGACCATTCTCGGAAATTGGCTCAAGGTGGCTTAATATGAATGTTAACGCAGAGATTGAGACCCTAGGGGTTCGATAAAAGACTGAAGCCTTTAGGGTTCGTTAGGAGATTGATTTGATTGAAAAAGGTAGGATTAACAACAACTATACCTGTAGAAATTATATTTGCCAGTGGTCATATACCAGTAGATGTTAACAATTTATTCGTAACCGCTGACAATCCAGATAAATGTATTGAACACGCAGAGCGTACAGGCTATCCAAGAACCTCCTGTAGCTGGATAAAAGGTTTATATGGGGCGATTCTCGATAACAATATCGAGAAGGTAATAGCGGTGATGGTTGGCGACTGTAGCTATACCCACTCTTTGATGGAGACATTAAAAACACACGGAGTGGAAGCGCTGCCCTTTGCCTATCCATATGATAGGGACAAAACCTCCCTTAAGCACGAGATGGACAAGCTAATAAAAGCCTTAGGTACAAGCTGGGAAGAAGTTTATCAGATGAAAAAGGAGCTTGATCAGGTACGTCGTAAAATTATTGAATTGGACCGCATGACCTGGCAGGATAATATTATCACTGGCTTTGAGAACCATCTATGGCAGGTATGCTGTAGTGACTTTATTAGTGATTATAAGGAATTCTCCCACCATCTTGATAAGCTTATTGATGAGGCTAAGCAA
The sequence above is a segment of the Desulfuribacillus alkaliarsenatis genome. Coding sequences within it:
- a CDS encoding DUF2179 domain-containing protein; the protein is MSLLFGYLFIFGARILDVSMGTIRMLMLMRGQKYYAAFIGFFEVIIFIVVLGIVVNELENPINLIMYGLGFATGNIVGGWLEEKLAVGFLNVQIISKNHSKTLTEVLRESGYGVTVIDSHGWEGERDILNLQIKRKDLADVQKIIASTDANAYVTIFDTRKALGGYFKQQSKKK
- the racE gene encoding glutamate racemase, yielding MSTRPIGVLDSGVGGLTVVKELMRQLPRENIVYYGDTAHCPYGIRDLSQVRDFTFRIIEFLLKQDVKMIVLACNTATAASMAEASKHFDIPILGVIQPGVRAAISATRNNRVGIIGTEGTINSSVYQNTILKINPNMFVVSQACQPFVSLVEQNLVYSKDARRLIAEYLEPVKTQHVDTLVLGCTHYPLMANAISMVMGPEVELISSAEETARETIAILYQNEILNWSEDANNQYKPTYKFYVSGHTRPFSEIGSRWLNMNVNAEIETLGVR
- a CDS encoding S-layer homology domain-containing protein → MKKISLLAVLLLILVFSSQAVAYGSESTTLQKYYPIDYSDHWAYAELDDFINADLLEGYINAIGDIEIRPNNHITRAEFAALLVRALQVEDNQQGKTFKDVSNTESWYYNIAKVASGNGIATGTDDGYFLPNERISREAIATMIARAFADSIDFNAGDVKHFADTPSIWAVESVAKVSKADIIKGYNTEAGAMKEFRPQANATRAEAVTMLHRALHLQQSQLPEKNELTKLIESFYNEYFGAIANADSTQLLSISEQYTTGFQRHAADIEADFIDYIIDAGGTYIIDNVIEGNIASVYLRNKFAVIEIENFVYEIEIIQADSSTSKQKDVSGTYYMKEMSNGSWKIYYIKYNNIFG